The nucleotide window TCTTTTCTATAACAAAGGCTTATTTGAAAAAGCCGGGATCGAGCCGCCACACGATGATATGACTTGGGAGCAAATTCAGGAGTTAGCCATTCAATTGACTAATTTAGAAGGAGAAAAACCGATCTATGGCTTTGATTTTTCTCGTGCAGATGGCATCGGTAATCCATTCAGCTTTCTCCTAGATTATGCTCGACCTTACGATATCAGCTTTATCGATCCAGTTGACCACAAAATTGTGATGGATACAGAAACCTGGAAACAAATCTGGCAGGATGTCGTAGATATGTTCCATGAAGGATATATCCCTCCTACGAAGGACATGAAAGATCTAGATTTAGCTGCAGCCCAACAAGATCCGATGTCAATGTTCCCAGGGTTTTATAAGGGGGAGGTAGCCATGGCTACAGGTTATGCCATGGAGGCCCAAATCTTAAACATGCTAAAAGAACAAGCTGGAAATGGTGCATTCGAAGAACTGAAGGATTTAGAATTTGATGTTGTTACCTATCCAACCCACACTTCCATTCCTAATGTAGGAAGTGGTGTCTTCTCAACGAATATGTACGCGATTCCACAAGGTGCATCCAATGTGGATAACGCATGGAAGTTCTTGGAATTTATTACAAGTCCAGAGTACTTACAGCATAATAAGGACCTTTTTGATCCACTACCAGCCTTCCAAGATCAACAGCTTCAAACTGATAATATTAATTACGACGCATTTTATCGTTTAGACTCCGCGCCTTATCAAAAAACATTTGATGAGTTGCCTACCATCTTCGAAATCTATGAAGCAGGTGGCGAAGAATTAAATAAGGCCATCCGTCATGAAATTACTGTTGATGAAGCCATCGCCAATTTCCAAAAACGTGCTCAACCTCTACTAGAAGAAGGCTTTGCTCAATTGGAAAAAGCTGAATAAAACGGAAGAAGAATTCGTAGAAATTCCATTAAG belongs to Rubeoparvulum massiliense and includes:
- a CDS encoding ABC transporter substrate-binding protein; the encoded protein is MNLKKITLLMLATLLLITPLVGCNSKDDSASTPANETSTSGDQASNTLIVATAFPEALVRDQILNKFIVKYPEIDVQVVDFSAKLMKIQQEILNPSTNDDGKETPSYVKMYEEAITGNPTPDIILLNGDIISQLVSKDLLMPLDPLMEKNKFDQNRYYPNVLQQLKDMGNGSIYGVVTGFNTQALFYNKGLFEKAGIEPPHDDMTWEQIQELAIQLTNLEGEKPIYGFDFSRADGIGNPFSFLLDYARPYDISFIDPVDHKIVMDTETWKQIWQDVVDMFHEGYIPPTKDMKDLDLAAAQQDPMSMFPGFYKGEVAMATGYAMEAQILNMLKEQAGNGAFEELKDLEFDVVTYPTHTSIPNVGSGVFSTNMYAIPQGASNVDNAWKFLEFITSPEYLQHNKDLFDPLPAFQDQQLQTDNINYDAFYRLDSAPYQKTFDELPTIFEIYEAGGEELNKAIRHEITVDEAIANFQKRAQPLLEEGFAQLEKAE